In a genomic window of Periophthalmus magnuspinnatus isolate fPerMag1 chromosome 3, fPerMag1.2.pri, whole genome shotgun sequence:
- the dna2 gene encoding DNA replication ATP-dependent helicase/nuclease DNA2 isoform X2 yields the protein MNKLKKTKVAQGGLRNISSFFSPPKKDVATKPSKAFAKTEVTTIKPLLKSPTKRKNLLLENRPPSSPDFLISIPETPTSQDKNEPSPRRELVSLENIGPMSPLCRSPKFKHFPAAKEKMESGERRGNVSMKRLFSPPEDSQQAKRTKIALNHEDSNSVNVILKSKNTTNKPEVAEVAEQSDHGNKDGCYTVITDLTDREVKDGTKESNGEKPANQPPTTSELDPNLLENMLDDDWFSEEMEESENKPKKLRKVPDHVILSAGPNNRYWVLDIEERPGLKTLTISSHKSLQATETCLLKDGWEMSPVLCGDVIHLEGCCQNGSWIVDREQGFLVLYPDTLISGTSIASGIRCMRRAVLGDMFKTFDGGSKQMLNGTMVHEIFQKAAMAKDFSSETLYKLGDQALHSPRYLADMYSLGVTLEEMKQELLDYLPSLELWARDYLDAHKPKITNLKIPHNGRAQDTAVTITELSDIEDNVWSPRFGLKGKIDLTAQVSIQRPRNTNYRMSDIKTVPLELKTGKESNSIEHRSQVILYTLMSSERYNTETGFLLYLKTGNLHPVVAGHMDRRELVKLRNTLVHHINNTLEKKDDKSHLCRLPDIVSNRQTCQYCPQRRNCALYERALGGNSEHLPEGVIRDFLDQETSHITVPHLRYFSHWLLLCCLEAKTMESKNGRKNVWLLSPEEGEKNGSCIANLQLGGAVVTQSDGVYLHRFRRSSANSQGSGGGLASGDRIVLSDQEGRFIGLATGYVCEVSSAFVSCTLDRDVSKFRSVWFRMDSDEGVVGLSSHLTNLSRLMENAPESDRLRELIIDFRAPEFISNLSSVLPREAKDTVANILKGLNKPQKQAMKKVLLSKDYTLIVGMPGTGKTTTICTLVRILHACGFSVLLTSYTHSAVDNILLKLKRFQIGFLRLGQGQKIHPDILPYTEENARKKRLQTLSDLEELYNKELVVATTCMGIKHSIFSRRKFDFCIVDEASQISQPICLGPLFCAKRFVLVGDHQQLPPIVQNHEARSLGMDESLFKRLERNSEAVVQLNVQYRMNRQIMALSNSLMYEGRLECGSERTACAQVTLPFLLSVQSELSCHSKSHPQHDLTWIQDALLPDNAVCFLDCSMVPALESVEQGGVSNQTEAEVVHLLLSLLIQAGCKPSDIGVIAPYRQQLKSISALLQSSAFIGVEVNTVDKYQGRDKSVIVLSFVRSTTEEGNLGELLKDWRRLNVAITRAKHKLLMVGSASTLRRYKPVEKLLGHLQQENMMIKLPPAAHKTLPRFQL from the exons ATGAACAAGCTCAAGAAAACTAAG GTTGCACAAGGCGGCTTGAGAAACATTtcgtccttctttagtcctccaaaaaAG GATGTGGCAACTAAACCCTCAAAAGCTTTTGCCAAGACTGAAGTGACTACAATTAAACCTTTGCTAAAATCACCAACTAAAAGGAAAAATCTTCTTTTGGAGAACCGCCCTCCATCTTCACCTGATTTTCTTATTTCTATTCCTGAGACCCCAACAAGTCaagacaaaaatgagccaaGTCCAAGAAGAGAATTGGTTAGTTTAGAAAATATTGGCCcaatgtctcctctctgtcgTAGCCCTAAATTCAAACACTTCCCTGCTGCAAAGGAAAAGATGGaaagtggagagagaagaggaaatgtATCAATGAAAAGACTATTTAGCCCTCCTGAAGATTCACAACAAGCAAAGAGAACAAAAATTGCATTAAATCATGAAGACTCAAACTCggtgaatgtgattttaaagtctaaGAACACCACAAATAAACCAGAAGTTGCTGAAGTTGCTGAACAGTCAGATCATGGCAACAAAGACGGATGCTATACAGTTATAACAGATTTAACAGATAGGGAAGTCAAGGATGGTACGAAAGAATCCAATGGAGAGAAACCAGCAAACCAGCCACCAACAACATCAG AACTGGATCCAAATTTACTGGAAAACATGCTGGATGATGACTGGTTTAGTGAGGAGATGGAGGAAAGTGAaaataaacccaaaaaactGAG GAAAGTTCCAGACCATGTCATCCTCTCAGCTGGCCCAAATAACCGTTATTGGGTTTTAGATATTGAagaaagacctggtttaaagaCATTGACAATCTCAAGCCATAAATCACTACAAGCAACCGAGACGTGTCTGCTGAAAGATGGGTG GGAGATGTCACCTGTTTTGTGTGGTGATGTGATACACCTTGAGGGTTGCTGTCAAAATGGATCTTGGATAGTGGACCGGGAGCAAGGGTTTTTGGTGTTGTACCCAGACACTCTGATCTCAGGAACAAGTATCGCAAGTGGCATTAGATGCATGAGAAGGGCAGTGCTAGGTGACATGTTCAAa ACATTTGATGGTGGTTCTAAGCAGATGTTGAATGGCACTATGGTCCATGAAATCTTTCAAAAAGCAGCCATGGCCAAAGACTTTTCCTCAGAGACCCTTTATAAACTGGGAGATCAGGCCCTGCACAGTCCTCGGTATTTGGCTGACAT GTACAGTTTGGGGGTAACACTAGAAGAGATGAAGCAGGAACTACTTGATTACTTGCCTTCACTTGAGCTGTGGGCAAGAGATTACCTCGATGCGCACAAACCAAAAAtcacaaacctcaaaat CCCCCACAATGGCAGAGCACAGGATACAGCTGTCACCATCACTGAACTATCAGACATAGAGGATAATGTGTGGTCACCAAGATTTGGCTTAAAGGGAAAAATTGATTTGACAGCACAAGTATCTATCCAAAGACCACGAAACACAAATTACCGAATGTCAGACATTAAAACTGTTCCCCTTGAACTCAAAACTGGCAAAGAGTCTAACTCCATAGAGCACCGCAGTCAG GTGATTCTTTACACTTTGATGAGCTCTGAGAGATACAATACTGAAACTGGATTCCTACTTTACCTAAAAACTGGTAACTTGCATCCTGTTGTAGCTGGGCACATGGACCGGAGAG AGCTGGTGAAGCTAAGAAATACATTGGTTCATCACATTAACAACACTCTTGAGAAGAAGGATGATAAAAGTCATTTGTGTAGACTTCCTGATATTGTATCAAACAGACAAACCTGTCAGTACTGTCCTCAGAGGAGAAACTGTGCTTTGTATGAGAG AGCCCTAGGCGGTAATTCTGAGCATTTACCAGAAGGCGTAATTCGTGACTTTTTGGATCAAGAGACAAGTCACATAACTGTCCCACACTTGAGATATTTTTCTCACTGGCTCCTGCTCTGTTGTCTCGAGGCTAAAACAATGGAGTCTAAAAATGGACGCAAAAATGTATGGCTGCTCTCACCCGAAGAAGG TGAAAAGAACGGCAGCTGTATTGCTAACCTGCAGCTCGGTGGTGCAGTGGTGACTCAGTCTGATGGGGTTTACCTGCACCGCTTCAGGAGGAGTAGTGCGAACTCTCAGGGGTCAGGGGGTGGTCTGGCTTCTGGAGATCGCATAGTTCTTAGCGACCAGGAGGGACGCTTTATTGGGTTAGCAACAGGCTACGTGTGTGAGGTCAGCAGTGCATTTGTCAGCTGTACTCTGGACAG ggaTGTGTCAAAGTTCAGGAGTGTTTGGTTTCGAATGGACAGTGATGAAGGAGTGGTGGGTTTGAGCTCTCACCTCACAAATCTGTCCAGGCTCATGGAGAATGCTCCTGAGAG tgaTCGTTTGAGAGAACTAATTATTGACTTTCGGGCCCCCGAGTTCATCTCTAACCTGAGCTCAGTTCTGCCAAGAGAGGCCAAAGACACAGTGGCCAATATTCTCAAAG GTCTCAACAAACCTCAAAAACAGGCAATGAAGAAGGTTCTTCTATCTAAAGATTACACTTTAATTGTTGGGATGCCGGGCACAGGCAAAACCACCACCATTTGCACTTTG GTTCGCATACTACATGCGTGTGGGTTCAGTGTTCTGTTGACCAGCTACACCCACTCGGCTGTTGACAACATCCTCCTGAAACTTAAGCGTTTTCAGATTGGGTTTCTACGTCTGGGCCAGGGGCAAAAG ATTCATCCAGACATTCTACCGTACACTGAAGAAAATGCTCGAAAGAAGAGACTTCAAACGCTGTCAGACTTGGAGGAACTTTACAATAAGGag CTGGTTGTGGCAACAACATGTATGGGGATAAAGCACTCGATCTTTTCCCGGCGCAAATTTGACTTCTGCATAGTAGATGAAGCGTCACAAATCAGCCAGCCAATCTGCCTCGGGCCACTGTTCTGTGCAAAAAGATTTGTCCTTGTGGGTGATCATCAACAACTGCCGCCAATAGTGCAAAACCATGAAGCCAG GTCTTTAGGTATGGATGAAAGTCTTTTCAAACGATTAGAGCGCAACAGTGAAGCAGTGGTCCaactaaatgtacaatacaGAATGAACAG GCAAATTATGGCTCTCAGTAATTCGCTGATGTATGAAGGCCGTCTGGAGTGTGGCTCGGAGCGTACAGCCTGTGCCCAGGTCACACTGCCCTTCCTGCTCtccgtccaatcagagctcagtTGCCACTCGAAGAGCCACCCGCAACATGACCTGACATGGATCCAAGACGCACTACTACCGGACAACGCTGTTTGCTTCCTGGATTGTTCAATG GTGCCGGCTTTGGAGTCAGTGGAGCAGGGAGGTGTAAGCAATCAAACTGAGGCAGAAGTTGTGCATTTACTGCTGTCACTACTGATACAG GCTGGATGTAAACCAAGTGACATAGGCGTTATTGCCCCATATCGGCAGCAGTTGAAATCAATCTCTGCTCTGCTTCAGTCCTCGGCTTTTATCGGAGTTGAAGTCAATACAGTGGACAAGTACCAAGGACGAGACAAGAGTGTAATTGTGCTCTCTTTTGTGAGGAGCACTACAGAGGAGGGAAAT TTGGGAGAACTGCTGAAGGACTGGCGTCGTTTAAATGTCGCCATCACGAGA
- the dna2 gene encoding DNA replication ATP-dependent helicase/nuclease DNA2 isoform X1, whose protein sequence is MNKLKKTKVAQGGLRNISSFFSPPKKDVATKPSKAFAKTEVTTIKPLLKSPTKRKNLLLENRPPSSPDFLISIPETPTSQDKNEPSPRRELVSLENIGPMSPLCRSPKFKHFPAAKEKMESGERRGNVSMKRLFSPPEDSQQAKRTKIALNHEDSNSVNVILKSKNTTNKPEVAEVAEQSDHGNKDGCYTVITDLTDREVKDGTKESNGEKPANQPPTTSAELDPNLLENMLDDDWFSEEMEESENKPKKLRKVPDHVILSAGPNNRYWVLDIEERPGLKTLTISSHKSLQATETCLLKDGWEMSPVLCGDVIHLEGCCQNGSWIVDREQGFLVLYPDTLISGTSIASGIRCMRRAVLGDMFKTFDGGSKQMLNGTMVHEIFQKAAMAKDFSSETLYKLGDQALHSPRYLADMYSLGVTLEEMKQELLDYLPSLELWARDYLDAHKPKITNLKIPHNGRAQDTAVTITELSDIEDNVWSPRFGLKGKIDLTAQVSIQRPRNTNYRMSDIKTVPLELKTGKESNSIEHRSQVILYTLMSSERYNTETGFLLYLKTGNLHPVVAGHMDRRELVKLRNTLVHHINNTLEKKDDKSHLCRLPDIVSNRQTCQYCPQRRNCALYERALGGNSEHLPEGVIRDFLDQETSHITVPHLRYFSHWLLLCCLEAKTMESKNGRKNVWLLSPEEGEKNGSCIANLQLGGAVVTQSDGVYLHRFRRSSANSQGSGGGLASGDRIVLSDQEGRFIGLATGYVCEVSSAFVSCTLDRDVSKFRSVWFRMDSDEGVVGLSSHLTNLSRLMENAPESDRLRELIIDFRAPEFISNLSSVLPREAKDTVANILKGLNKPQKQAMKKVLLSKDYTLIVGMPGTGKTTTICTLVRILHACGFSVLLTSYTHSAVDNILLKLKRFQIGFLRLGQGQKIHPDILPYTEENARKKRLQTLSDLEELYNKELVVATTCMGIKHSIFSRRKFDFCIVDEASQISQPICLGPLFCAKRFVLVGDHQQLPPIVQNHEARSLGMDESLFKRLERNSEAVVQLNVQYRMNRQIMALSNSLMYEGRLECGSERTACAQVTLPFLLSVQSELSCHSKSHPQHDLTWIQDALLPDNAVCFLDCSMVPALESVEQGGVSNQTEAEVVHLLLSLLIQAGCKPSDIGVIAPYRQQLKSISALLQSSAFIGVEVNTVDKYQGRDKSVIVLSFVRSTTEEGNLGELLKDWRRLNVAITRAKHKLLMVGSASTLRRYKPVEKLLGHLQQENMMIKLPPAAHKTLPRFQL, encoded by the exons ATGAACAAGCTCAAGAAAACTAAG GTTGCACAAGGCGGCTTGAGAAACATTtcgtccttctttagtcctccaaaaaAG GATGTGGCAACTAAACCCTCAAAAGCTTTTGCCAAGACTGAAGTGACTACAATTAAACCTTTGCTAAAATCACCAACTAAAAGGAAAAATCTTCTTTTGGAGAACCGCCCTCCATCTTCACCTGATTTTCTTATTTCTATTCCTGAGACCCCAACAAGTCaagacaaaaatgagccaaGTCCAAGAAGAGAATTGGTTAGTTTAGAAAATATTGGCCcaatgtctcctctctgtcgTAGCCCTAAATTCAAACACTTCCCTGCTGCAAAGGAAAAGATGGaaagtggagagagaagaggaaatgtATCAATGAAAAGACTATTTAGCCCTCCTGAAGATTCACAACAAGCAAAGAGAACAAAAATTGCATTAAATCATGAAGACTCAAACTCggtgaatgtgattttaaagtctaaGAACACCACAAATAAACCAGAAGTTGCTGAAGTTGCTGAACAGTCAGATCATGGCAACAAAGACGGATGCTATACAGTTATAACAGATTTAACAGATAGGGAAGTCAAGGATGGTACGAAAGAATCCAATGGAGAGAAACCAGCAAACCAGCCACCAACAACATCAG CAGAACTGGATCCAAATTTACTGGAAAACATGCTGGATGATGACTGGTTTAGTGAGGAGATGGAGGAAAGTGAaaataaacccaaaaaactGAG GAAAGTTCCAGACCATGTCATCCTCTCAGCTGGCCCAAATAACCGTTATTGGGTTTTAGATATTGAagaaagacctggtttaaagaCATTGACAATCTCAAGCCATAAATCACTACAAGCAACCGAGACGTGTCTGCTGAAAGATGGGTG GGAGATGTCACCTGTTTTGTGTGGTGATGTGATACACCTTGAGGGTTGCTGTCAAAATGGATCTTGGATAGTGGACCGGGAGCAAGGGTTTTTGGTGTTGTACCCAGACACTCTGATCTCAGGAACAAGTATCGCAAGTGGCATTAGATGCATGAGAAGGGCAGTGCTAGGTGACATGTTCAAa ACATTTGATGGTGGTTCTAAGCAGATGTTGAATGGCACTATGGTCCATGAAATCTTTCAAAAAGCAGCCATGGCCAAAGACTTTTCCTCAGAGACCCTTTATAAACTGGGAGATCAGGCCCTGCACAGTCCTCGGTATTTGGCTGACAT GTACAGTTTGGGGGTAACACTAGAAGAGATGAAGCAGGAACTACTTGATTACTTGCCTTCACTTGAGCTGTGGGCAAGAGATTACCTCGATGCGCACAAACCAAAAAtcacaaacctcaaaat CCCCCACAATGGCAGAGCACAGGATACAGCTGTCACCATCACTGAACTATCAGACATAGAGGATAATGTGTGGTCACCAAGATTTGGCTTAAAGGGAAAAATTGATTTGACAGCACAAGTATCTATCCAAAGACCACGAAACACAAATTACCGAATGTCAGACATTAAAACTGTTCCCCTTGAACTCAAAACTGGCAAAGAGTCTAACTCCATAGAGCACCGCAGTCAG GTGATTCTTTACACTTTGATGAGCTCTGAGAGATACAATACTGAAACTGGATTCCTACTTTACCTAAAAACTGGTAACTTGCATCCTGTTGTAGCTGGGCACATGGACCGGAGAG AGCTGGTGAAGCTAAGAAATACATTGGTTCATCACATTAACAACACTCTTGAGAAGAAGGATGATAAAAGTCATTTGTGTAGACTTCCTGATATTGTATCAAACAGACAAACCTGTCAGTACTGTCCTCAGAGGAGAAACTGTGCTTTGTATGAGAG AGCCCTAGGCGGTAATTCTGAGCATTTACCAGAAGGCGTAATTCGTGACTTTTTGGATCAAGAGACAAGTCACATAACTGTCCCACACTTGAGATATTTTTCTCACTGGCTCCTGCTCTGTTGTCTCGAGGCTAAAACAATGGAGTCTAAAAATGGACGCAAAAATGTATGGCTGCTCTCACCCGAAGAAGG TGAAAAGAACGGCAGCTGTATTGCTAACCTGCAGCTCGGTGGTGCAGTGGTGACTCAGTCTGATGGGGTTTACCTGCACCGCTTCAGGAGGAGTAGTGCGAACTCTCAGGGGTCAGGGGGTGGTCTGGCTTCTGGAGATCGCATAGTTCTTAGCGACCAGGAGGGACGCTTTATTGGGTTAGCAACAGGCTACGTGTGTGAGGTCAGCAGTGCATTTGTCAGCTGTACTCTGGACAG ggaTGTGTCAAAGTTCAGGAGTGTTTGGTTTCGAATGGACAGTGATGAAGGAGTGGTGGGTTTGAGCTCTCACCTCACAAATCTGTCCAGGCTCATGGAGAATGCTCCTGAGAG tgaTCGTTTGAGAGAACTAATTATTGACTTTCGGGCCCCCGAGTTCATCTCTAACCTGAGCTCAGTTCTGCCAAGAGAGGCCAAAGACACAGTGGCCAATATTCTCAAAG GTCTCAACAAACCTCAAAAACAGGCAATGAAGAAGGTTCTTCTATCTAAAGATTACACTTTAATTGTTGGGATGCCGGGCACAGGCAAAACCACCACCATTTGCACTTTG GTTCGCATACTACATGCGTGTGGGTTCAGTGTTCTGTTGACCAGCTACACCCACTCGGCTGTTGACAACATCCTCCTGAAACTTAAGCGTTTTCAGATTGGGTTTCTACGTCTGGGCCAGGGGCAAAAG ATTCATCCAGACATTCTACCGTACACTGAAGAAAATGCTCGAAAGAAGAGACTTCAAACGCTGTCAGACTTGGAGGAACTTTACAATAAGGag CTGGTTGTGGCAACAACATGTATGGGGATAAAGCACTCGATCTTTTCCCGGCGCAAATTTGACTTCTGCATAGTAGATGAAGCGTCACAAATCAGCCAGCCAATCTGCCTCGGGCCACTGTTCTGTGCAAAAAGATTTGTCCTTGTGGGTGATCATCAACAACTGCCGCCAATAGTGCAAAACCATGAAGCCAG GTCTTTAGGTATGGATGAAAGTCTTTTCAAACGATTAGAGCGCAACAGTGAAGCAGTGGTCCaactaaatgtacaatacaGAATGAACAG GCAAATTATGGCTCTCAGTAATTCGCTGATGTATGAAGGCCGTCTGGAGTGTGGCTCGGAGCGTACAGCCTGTGCCCAGGTCACACTGCCCTTCCTGCTCtccgtccaatcagagctcagtTGCCACTCGAAGAGCCACCCGCAACATGACCTGACATGGATCCAAGACGCACTACTACCGGACAACGCTGTTTGCTTCCTGGATTGTTCAATG GTGCCGGCTTTGGAGTCAGTGGAGCAGGGAGGTGTAAGCAATCAAACTGAGGCAGAAGTTGTGCATTTACTGCTGTCACTACTGATACAG GCTGGATGTAAACCAAGTGACATAGGCGTTATTGCCCCATATCGGCAGCAGTTGAAATCAATCTCTGCTCTGCTTCAGTCCTCGGCTTTTATCGGAGTTGAAGTCAATACAGTGGACAAGTACCAAGGACGAGACAAGAGTGTAATTGTGCTCTCTTTTGTGAGGAGCACTACAGAGGAGGGAAAT TTGGGAGAACTGCTGAAGGACTGGCGTCGTTTAAATGTCGCCATCACGAGA